Genomic segment of Streptomyces sp. NBC_01210:
GTCGCCCGCCAGCTGAAGTACAACAGCGGCGGGACTGACCTGTCGCGTCTGGCCAATGAGCTGGGCGCATCGCCTTCGAGTCAACCACCGAACGCTGAGCCGTTCGAGGACGACGACGAGGAAGATGACCCGTACGCACAGTACGCGGATCTGTACAACGACGACGATGACGAGGACGACGAGTCCGGTCCGTCGTCACAGCGCCGCGGCGCTTGACGTACGTACACCTCAAAAAGCGTTGCTACGTGACCCGGTCCGAGGCCCCCGCCCCGGACCGGGTTTCGCGCTGCCCTTGTGGGCTCAGCCTGCGTAGTCACCCGTGAGCGTCGCGCCCGTGGTGTGCTCGCCGCGCTCGGTGATCTCTCCCGCGACCCAGGCGTCGACGCCGCGGTCCGCGAGCGTGGTCAGCGCCACGTCCACCGACTCCTCGGGAACGACGGCGATCATGCCGACGCCCATGTTGAGGGTCTTCTCCAGCTCGAGCCGCTCGACCTGACCGGCCTTGCCGAC
This window contains:
- a CDS encoding DUF3073 domain-containing protein; protein product: MGRGRAKAKQTKVARQLKYNSGGTDLSRLANELGASPSSQPPNAEPFEDDDEEDDPYAQYADLYNDDDDEDDESGPSSQRRGA